From a single Bos indicus isolate NIAB-ARS_2022 breed Sahiwal x Tharparkar chromosome 11, NIAB-ARS_B.indTharparkar_mat_pri_1.0, whole genome shotgun sequence genomic region:
- the MAMDC4 gene encoding apical endosomal glycoprotein, whose amino-acid sequence LLGVSVLGNSGASLPQATWLSLLAAGSPGWAWVPNHCRTPREAVCNFVCDCRGCPDEAQCGYHGTSPSLGTPFTCDFERDSCGWRDISTAGYRWLRDRAGASPERPGLRADHTLGTDLGWYVAVGTHRGRETATAALRSPVLHEAAPTCELRLWYHVASGDVAELRLELTHGVETLTLWQSAGPWDPDWQELAVPTGRIRGAFRVTFSATRNATHRGTVALDDVAFWRCGLPTPQAHCPRGHHRCQNEACVEPAQLCDGEDNCGDHSDEDAAPCRHYIATDFEMGLGLWNHSEGWTRNHSAGGPRYPAWPRGDHTWNSAQGSFLASVAEPSTPAVLSSPEFQASAPHNCSLVFYHYLHGSEAGCLQVFLQTASPAAPQTPVLLRRRHGELGAAWVRDRVDIQSEHPFRILLAGQTGPGGVVGLDDLILSNHCKPIPELAGPPPGCWAPGPWPQPPSLRPRSFCEPGHFFCGDLCVPPEQLCDFQQQCPGGEDEQECGTTDFESLSGGGWEDASVGRLQWVRLPAPDRGMPSPDAHGAAGHFLAVQRAWGQLAEEARALTPTLGPSGPRCELRLVYYLQSHPRGFLELLVVEGSRRELVWQALGTTAGGWKVDRVLLGARRRPFRLELVGLVDLDGPGQQGAGVDDVTLTGCSPTAAAEEDSEVSCNFERGACGWHTGHLTDAHWHRVESRGPRYDHTTGQGHFVLLDPVDPPARGPAAHLLTQPRVPSAPQECLSFWFHLFGPQIGTLRLAMRREGEAETHLWSRSGTHGNCWHEAWATLHHQPDSGAKYQLLFEGLRDGYHGSMALDDVTLRPGPCWAPRRCSFEDSACGFSVGGRGLWTRQANASWGPHADHTTETAQGHYMVVDMSPQALPRGHAALLTSEEQRPLVQPTCLTFWYHLSLRNPGTLRVHVEEAGRQQVLSVSSRGGAAWRLGSVDLQAGQAWRVVFEAVAAGVEHSYVALDDLLLQDGPCPLPASCDFEAGLCGWNHVPRPGLGGYSWDWSSGASPSRYPQPPVDHTLGTEAGHFALFETSVLGPGGRAAGLISQPLPPTTASCLRFWYHMGFPEHFYQGELRVLLSSAQGQLAVWGAGGRHRHQWLEGQVDVASAREFQIVFEATLGGQPALGPIALDDVEYLAGQRCQLSTPSQGDGAAAAVVPAAVGGTLLLLVLLLLLGVAGQRWLQKGGCPSWGKADTVTPGFDNILFSADRVTLPASVPHDQ is encoded by the exons CTCTTAGGGGTCTCTGTCCTGGGGAACAGCGGGGCCTCCCTACCCCAGGCCACCTGGCTGTCTCTGCTGGCAGCAGGGTCCCCCGGCTGGGCCTGGGTCCCCAACCACTGCAGGACCCCCCGCGAGGCCGTGTGCAACTTTGTGTGTGACTGCAGGGGCTGCCCCGACGAGGCGCAGTGCG gtTACCACGGGACCTCGCCCAGCCTGGGCACCCCCTTCACCTGTGACTTCGAGCGGGACTCCTGTGGCTGGCGGGACATCAGCACTGCGGGCTACCGCTGGCTCCGAGACCGCGCAGGGGCCTCGCCAGAGAGGCCAGGGCTGCGCGCGGACCACACTCTGGGCACTGACCTTG GCTGGTATGTGGCAGTCGGCACACACCGAGGGAGGGAGACGGCCACCGCGGCCCTGCGCTCCCCTGTCCTGCACGAAGCCGCCCCCACCTGCGAGCTGAGGCTCTGGTACCACGTGGCCTCAGGAG ATGTGGCCGAGCTGCGGCTGGAGCTGACCCACGGTGTGGAGACGCTGACCCTGTGGCAGAGCGCAGGGCCCTGGGACCCAGACTGGCAGGAGCTGGCGGTGCCCACTGGCCGCATCCGGGGCGCCTTCAGG GTGACCTTCTCTGCCACGAGAAATGCCACCCACAGGGGCACTGTGGCCTTGGACGACGTGGCCTTCTGGCGCTGCGGGCTGCCCA ccccccaggcaCACTGCCCCCGGGGGCACCACCGTTGCCAGAACGAGGCCTGCGTGGAGCCCGCCCAGCTGTGCGACGGGGAGGACAACTGTGGGGACCATTCGGATGAGGATGCGGCCCCCTGCA GACACTACATAGCCACCGATTTTGAGATGGGCCTTGGTCTGTGGAACCACTCAGAGGGCTGGACCCGAAATCACAGTGCCGGCGGCCCCAGGTACCCCGCCTGGCCACGTGGTGACCACACCTGGAACAGCGCACAGG gctccttcctcGCATCCGTGGCCGAGCCCAGCACCCCAGCGGTCCTCTCCAGCCCCGAGTTCCAGGCCTCGGCCCCCCACAACTGCTCG CTCGTCTTCTATCACTACCTGCACGGGTCTGAGGCCGGCTGCCTCCAGGTGTTCCTGCAGACGGCAAGCCCTGCGGCGCCCCAGACCCCCGTCCTGCTGCGCAGGCGCCATGGGGAGCTGGGGGCCGCCTGGGTCCGAGACCGAGTTGACATCCAGAGCGAGCACCCCTTTCGG ATCCTCCTGGCTGGGCAGACAGGCCCGGGGGGCGTCGTGGGCCTGGATGACCTCATCCTGTCCAACCACTGCAAGCCAATCCCAG AGCTGGCGGGTCCACCTCCAGGGTGCTGGGCCCCAGGCCCCTGGCCCCAGCCACCCAGCCTGCGGCCTCGGAGCTTCTGCGAGCCCGGACACTTCTTCTGTGGGGACCTGTGTGTCCCCCCGGAGCAGCTGTGTGACTTCCAGCAGCAATGCCCGGGGGGTGAGGACGAGCAGGAATGTG GCACCACGGACTTCGAGTCACTCTCAGGCGGGGGCTGGGAGGACGCCAGTGTGGGGCGGCTGCAGTGGGTGCGCCTCCCGGCCCCGGACAGGGGGATGCCCAGCCCGGACGCCCACGGGGCTGCTG GGCACTTCCTGGctgtgcagagggcctgggggcaGCTGGCCGAGGAGGCCCGGGCGCTCACACCCACCCTTGGCCCCTCGGGCCCCCGCTGCGAGCTCCGCCTGGTTTACTATCTGCAGAGTCACCCCCGAG GCTTCCTGGAGCTGCTCGTGGTGGAGGGCAGCCGCCGCGAGCTGGTGTGGCAGGCCCTGGGCACCACCGCTGGGGGCTGGAAGGTGGACAGGGTCCTTCTCGGGGCTCGCCGCCGGCCGTTTCGG CTGGAGTTGGTTGGGCTGGTGGATTTGGACGGCCCCGGGCAGCAGGGCGCAGGGGTGGACGACGTGACCCTGACGGGCTGCAGCCCCACAGCAGCCGCTGAGGAAGACTCAG AGGTCTCCTGTAACTTTGAGCGGGGGGCCTGCGGCTGGCACACCGGCCACCTCACAGATGCCCACTGGCACCGGGTCGAGAGCCGTGGCCCGAGGTACGACCACACCACGGGCCAAG GCCACTTCGTGCTCCTGGACCCCGTGGACCCCCCAGCCCGGGGCCCTGCTGCCCACCTGCTCACCCAGCCCAGGGTGCCCTCAGCCCCTCAGGAGTGCCTCTCCTTCTGGTTCCACCTCTTCGGGCCCCAGATCG GGACCCTACGCCTGGCGATGAGGCGAGAAGGGGAGGCAGAAACGCACTTGTGGTCGCGGTCTGGCACCCACGGCAACTGCTGGCACGAAGCCTGGGCCACCCTCCACCACCAGCCGGACTCGGGCGCCAAGTACCAG CTGCTGTTTGAGGGCCTCCGGGATGGGTACCACGGCAGCATGGCACTGGACGATGTGACCCTGCGGCCCGGGCCCTGCTGGGCCCCCAGGCGCTGCTCCTTTGAGGACTCAGCCTGTGGCTTCTCCGTGGGGGGCCGGGGCCTCTGGACACGCCAGGCCAACGCCTCGTGGGGCCCCCACGCTGACCACACCACGGAGACAGCTCAGG GGCACTACATGGTCGTGGACATGAGCCCGCAGGCCCTGCCCCGTGGCCACGCGGCCTTGCTGACCTCGGAGGAGCAGCGGCCCCTGGTGCAGCCCACCTGCCTGACCTTCTGGTACCACCTGAGCCTCCGCAACCCAG GCACCCTGAGGGTCCACGTGGAGGAGGCCGGCAGGCAGCAAGTACTCAGCGTCAGCTCCCGCGGAGGGGCCGCCTGGCGCCTGGGCAGCGTGGACCTGCAGGCCGGGCAGGCCTGGAGG GTGGTGTTCGAGGCAGTGGCCGCCGGCGTGGAGCACTCCTACGTGGCACTGGACGACCTGCTCCTCCAGGATGGGCCCTGCCCCCTGCCAG CTTCCTGTGACTTCGAGGCTGGTCTTTGTGGCTGGAACCATGTGCCCCGGCCCGGCCTGGGTGGGTACAGCTGGGACTGGAGCAGCGGAGCCTCGCCCTCCCGCTACCCGCAGCCCCCCGTGGACCACACCCTGGGCACAGAGGCAG GCCACTTCGCCCTCTTCGAGACCAGCGTGCTGGGCCCAGGGGGCCGAGCGGCCGGGCTCATCAGCCAGCCTCTGCCCCCCACCACGGCCTCTTGTCTGCGCTTCTGGTACCACATGGGCTTCCCCGAGCACTTCT ACCAGGGCGAGCTGAGGGTCCTCCTGAGCAGCGCGCAGGGGCAGCTGGCCGTGTGGGGCGCGGGTGGGCGCCACAGACACCAGTGGCTGGAGGGCCAGGTGGACGTGGCCAGTGCCAGAGAGTTCCAG ATTGTGTTTGAAGCCACGCTGGGCGGCCAGCCGGCCCTGGGGCCCATTGCCCTGGATGACGTTGAGTATCTGGCTGGGCAGCGGTGCCAGCTGTCCACACCCAGCCAGG GAGATGGGGCGGCGGCCGCGGTGGTGCCGGCTGCGGTCGGCGGCACCCTCCTCCTgctcgtgctgctgctgctgctcgggGTTGCAGGCCAGCGCTGGCTGCAGAAGGGGGGCTGCCCCTCTTGGGGCAAGGCGGACACCGTGACCCCCGGCTTCGACAACATTCTCTTCAGTGCG GACCGCGTCACCCTGCCAGCATCAGTCCCCCACGACCAGTAG
- the EDF1 gene encoding endothelial differentiation-related factor 1 gives MAESDWDTVTVLRKKGPTAAQAKSKQAILAAQRRGEDVETSKKWAAGQNKQHSITKNTAKLDRETEELHHDRVTLEVGKVIQQGRQSKGLTQKDLATKINEKPQVIADYESGRAIPNNQVLGKIERAIGLKLRGKDIGKPIEKGPRAK, from the exons ATGGCTGAGAGCGACTGGGACACGGTGACGGTGCTGCGCAAAAAGGGCCCCACGGCCGCCCAGGCCAAGTCCAAGCAG GCCATCTTAGCGGCTCAGAGACGAGGAGAAGATGTGGAGACTTCTAAGAAAT GGGCCGCCGGCCAGAACAAGCAGCATTCGATCACCAAGAACACGGCCAAGCTGGACCGGGAGACCGAGGAGCTGCACCACGATCGGGTCACCCTGGAGGTCGGCAAGGTCATCCAGCAGGGCCGGCAGAGCAAGGGGCTGACGCAGAAGGACTTGGCCACG AAAATCAACGAGAAGCCGCAAGTCATTGCGGACTACGAGAGTGGCCGGGCCATTCCCAACAACCAGGTTCTGGGCAAGATCGAGAGAGCCATTG GCCTGAAGCTCCGGGGGAAGGACATTGGGAAGCCGATCGAGAAGGGGCCAAGGGCAAAATGA